In the genome of Amphiura filiformis chromosome 4, Afil_fr2py, whole genome shotgun sequence, one region contains:
- the LOC140149551 gene encoding uncharacterized protein → MASCSNRSKSSLLQDMLQQLTCSICRDRYKIPKTVTPCLHTFCKKCLQQTIDSTATTHGVTGKFRCPKCHGNVKFHSPDLKTKKTAAGKQFKTNYAIQSQLDTIKSKMANGCSNHTGEMLMFYCTSCKQAICQVCLLNDHLPSNRHKLSSIEEEAQRLKNIHKHIYKNIQKRCADNNMIFSQQNQTQQTKLREIKTSAERFIKILDSTRQQMSQFMQEIEDRQKQSTEIAVNIGKYQDDSDKLKELMEGDDLQLVLSQKCASDLITKLIQTPPIRIPTQCQSAEQVADIVLSHSDQLRQLAVDQHWKYNNRESKETQTGDTEDKMCTCLCPICKLPEDGRDMVGCDACDTWYHWSCVGIEEEPIEDKWYCMQCINRQQETTKIKEEIETN, encoded by the exons ATGGCTTCGTGTTCAAATAGGTCAAAGAGTAGCCTCCTGCAAGACATGCTTCAACAGCTTACATGCAGCATATGTCGGGATCGCTACAAGATTCCTAAAACCGTCACCCCATGTCTAcatacattttgcaaaaaatgccTTCAACAAACTATAGACAGTACTGCAACCACACATGGAGTTACAGGGAAGTTTAGATGTCCAAAATGTCATGGGAATGTAAAGTTTCACTCTCCCGatttaaaaacaaagaaaacagcagccGGAAAACAATTTAAGACTAATTATGCTATTCAAAGTCAACTTGATACAATCAAGAGCAAGATGGCCAACGGATGCTCAAACCACACCGGTGAAATGCTCATGTTTTATTGTACCAGCTGTAAACAAGCCATCTGTCAAGTTTGTCTTCTGAACGATCACTTGCCATCTAACAGACACAAACTGTCATCAATAGAAGAAGAGGCACAGAGATTAAAGAATATCCATAAACACAtttacaaaaatattcaaaaaagatGTGCTGACAACAACATGATCTTCTCACAACAAAATCAGACACAACAGACAAAGCTCAGAGAAATTAAAACAAGTGCAGAAAGATTTATCAAGATATTGGATTCTACTAGACAACAGATGTCACAATTCATGCAGGAGATAGAAGACCGTCAAAAACAGTCAACAGAAATTGCGGTCAACATCGGCAAATACCAAGATGACAGTGACAAGCTGAAAGAATTGATGGAAGGTGATGACTTGCAGCTTGTACTGAGTCAGAAATGTGCATCTGATTTAATTACAAAACTAATTCAAACACCTCCCATTAGAATTCCAACACAATGCCAATCTGCAGAACAAGTAGCGGACATTGTTTTGAGCCATTCTGATCAGTTAAGACAACTGGCAGTGGATCAGCATTGGAAGTATAACAACAGGGAGTCAAAAGAAACACAAACG GGTGATACTGAAGACAAGATGTGTACCTGTTTATGCCCCATTTGTAAATTACCAGAAGATGGTCGTGACATGGTGGGTTGTGATGCCTGCGATACTTGGTATCATTG GTCATGTGTAGGCATAGAGGAGGAACCCATAGAGGACAAGTGGTATTGCATGCAATGTATAAATCGACAACAAGAAACAACCAAAATCAAAGAAGAAATAGAAACAAACTGA